From the genome of Pelobates fuscus isolate aPelFus1 chromosome 6, aPelFus1.pri, whole genome shotgun sequence, one region includes:
- the MAB21L2 gene encoding protein mab-21-like 2, with product MIAAQAKLVYQLNKYYTERCQARKAAIAKTIREVCKVVSDVLKEVEVQEPRFISSLTEIDARYEGLEVVSPTEFEVVLYLNQMGVFNFVDDGSLPGCAVLKLSDGRKRSMSLWVEFITASGYLSARKIRSRFQTLVAQAVDKCSYRDVVKMIADTSEVRLRIRERYVVQITPAFKCTGIWPRSAAQWPLPHIPWPGPNRVAEVKAEGFNLLSKECYSLTGKQSSAESDAWVLQFAEAENRLLLGGCRNKCLSVLKTLRDRHLELPGQPLNNYHMKTLLLYECEKHPRETDWDEACLGDRLNGILLQLISCLQCRRCPHYFLPNLDLFQGKPHSALESAAKQTWRLAREILTNPKSLDKL from the coding sequence ATGATCGCCGCCCAGGCCAAGCTGGTCTACCAGCTCAACAAGTACTACACGGAGCGCTGCCAGGCCAGGAAGGCGGCCATCGCTAAGACTATCCGGGAGGTGTGCAAGGTGGTCTCAGATGTCCTCAAGGAAGTGGAGGTGCAGGAGCCCCGCTTCATCAGCTCTCTCACGGAGATCGACGCCCGCTACGAGGGGCTGGAGGTGGTCTCCCCCACCGAATTCGAGGTGGTCCTCTACCTCAATCAAATGGGGGTCTTTAACTTCGTGGATGACGGCTCCCTACCGGGGTGCGCGGTTCTCAAACTTAGCGATGGCCGCAAAAGGAGCATGTCCCTTTGGGTGGAGTTCATCACGGCCTCTGGCTACCTGTCCGCCCGCAAGATCCGCTCCCGCTTCCAGACCCTAGTGGCCCAGGCCGTGGACAAATGCAGCTACCGGGACGTGGTAAAGATGATCGCAGACACCAGCGAAGTACGGCTGCGGATAAGGGAGCGCTACGTGGTGCAGATCACCCCGGCCTTCAAGTGTACCGGCATCTGGCCTAGGAGCGCGGCGCAGTGGCCCCTGCCCCACATCCCCTGGCCGGGGCCCAACAGGGTGGCCGAGGTGAAGGCCGAAGGCTTCAACCTGCTGTCCAAGGAGTGCTACTCGCTGACCGGCAAGCAGAGCTCCGCGGAGAGCGACGCCTGGGTGCTGCAGTTCGCCGAGGCCGAGAACCGACTGCTGCTGGGCGGCTGCAGGAACAAGTGCCTGTCCGTGCTCAAGACCCTGCGGGACCGGCACCTGGAGCTGCCCGGCCAGCCCCTCAACAACTATCACATGAAGACCCTGCTGCTGTACGAGTGCGAGAAGCACCCACGGGAGACCGACTGGGACGAGGCGTGTCTGGGGGACCGGCTCAACGGCATCCTGCTGCAGCTCATCTCCTGCCTGCAGTGCCGGCGGTGCccccactacttcctgcccaacCTGGACCTCTTCCAGGGTAAGCCCCACTCCGCCCTGGAGAGCGCAGCCAAACAGACATGGAGGCTGGCCCGGGAGATCCTCACCAACCCCAAGAGCCTGGACAAGCTATGA